The region ACAGATAGAGTAGCTGGTAAATTCAACCTAAACATATCTATGTTATTTTCATCAGAATTATTAATAGTTTTATTAATTTTATATTTTGTAATACATTGTGATCCTGTTGATAACATATCTCCAAAAATTACAAGATTTATATTATTATCTCTCCCATAATTGAATAAAGCAGAGGCAGTTTCTTTTGAACATCTCCCACATGGATGTAAATTTCCACTCAATGAATCTTGAATTATTTCTGTATAATCCATGGGAATATATTCATGTTTTACTGAAATTTCTTTACATAATTTTTTTATATTATCTTTAAATTGTTTAGGGAGTATTATTGTTCTAGGATCAATAGTAACGGCTATTGGATTAAATCCTAATTTTTTAGCTATTACCAGGGAAAAGCTACTATCAACTCCTCCTGAAAGGGCCACTATTGCCTTGTTTTCATTTTTAGTAAGTTCATAATCATGATTATTAAAATATTCATTGAAATCGAAGTTATAAACATTTTCTATCTTTATTTCTAAAATGGATTTTAAATTTTCAATAGGTGTTAAAAGTGATTGATTAGATTTTTCATTCTCCTGTTCTTTTATAAAGGAGTTTAATTTTTCTAAAGATAATTTCATCCTATATTCTTTTATTAAATAGTCTGAATAGCTTTCAACATGAATT is a window of Methanobrevibacter arboriphilus JCM 13429 = DSM 1125 DNA encoding:
- a CDS encoding 7-cyano-7-deazaguanine synthase gives rise to the protein MKLDKKTIIEQINLIRREIGHDNVKINIKKLIYNKKYDELWIITPDRPDKSSIIGKGGWVVGKLREKMKINKIHVESYSDYLIKEYRMKLSLEKLNSFIKEQENEKSNQSLLTPIENLKSILEIKIENVYNFDFNEYFNNHDYELTKNENKAIVALSGGVDSSFSLVIAKKLGFNPIAVTIDPRTIILPKQFKDNIKKLCKEISVKHEYIPMDYTEIIQDSLSGNLHPCGRCSKETASALFNYGRDNNINLVIFGDMLSTGSQCITKYKINKTINNSDENNIDMFRLNLPATLSVGKEEIKKNILKYNLEQIKGFGCPLLYESHKKYPYFKKFSIQRILRETRSGALEPGEALDLIWSFYRTEK